A window from Pseudomonadota bacterium encodes these proteins:
- a CDS encoding NAD(P)-dependent glycerol-3-phosphate dehydrogenase encodes MGERVTVIGAGSWGTALAKLLAEKGLDVALWAHEPEVAEGINRKRRNPLYLAEVTLPEGIAATDRLEGAVAGASVVVSAVPSHALRRIWQALASELPDDALVVSCTKGIEAEGLKLMSQVLADCLPSHPAKNRVVLSGPSFAAEVARGLPTSVVVAGTDAGVTARVQEIFRTHAFLTFTGDDVIGVEVGGAVKNVIAIAAGVSDGLALGHNTRAAIITRGLYEMIKIGQALGANPITFAGLSGIGDLVLTCTANLSRNHTLGFDLGRGRALSDLRRGMRMAVEGLPTAEAVHRLAAKHGLNIPICDAMYRILYEGLEPRMAVEELCSMPLALELGALLH; translated from the coding sequence ATGGGTGAAAGGGTAACGGTCATCGGCGCAGGCTCCTGGGGGACGGCCCTGGCGAAGTTGCTCGCTGAGAAGGGCCTCGATGTCGCGCTCTGGGCGCACGAGCCCGAGGTCGCGGAGGGGATAAACCGAAAGCGCCGAAACCCCCTCTATCTCGCAGAGGTGACGCTGCCCGAGGGCATCGCAGCCACCGACCGACTGGAGGGCGCTGTGGCAGGCGCCTCTGTGGTCGTCTCGGCGGTGCCCTCGCACGCGCTGCGCAGGATCTGGCAGGCCCTTGCCTCCGAGCTGCCGGATGACGCCCTGGTGGTAAGCTGCACCAAGGGCATCGAGGCGGAGGGACTGAAGCTCATGAGCCAGGTGCTCGCCGACTGCCTTCCGTCGCATCCGGCGAAAAACCGCGTGGTGCTCTCGGGCCCGTCGTTCGCCGCCGAGGTCGCGAGGGGCCTTCCCACCTCGGTGGTCGTCGCGGGGACCGACGCGGGCGTCACGGCGCGCGTCCAGGAGATCTTCCGCACGCACGCGTTCCTCACATTCACCGGCGACGACGTGATAGGCGTGGAGGTGGGCGGCGCGGTCAAGAACGTCATCGCCATCGCGGCCGGGGTCTCAGACGGACTCGCCCTCGGCCACAACACTCGCGCCGCGATCATCACGCGCGGCCTCTACGAGATGATAAAGATCGGGCAAGCGCTCGGCGCCAATCCCATCACCTTCGCGGGGCTCTCCGGCATCGGAGACCTCGTGCTCACCTGCACCGCGAACCTCTCGCGCAACCACACCCTCGGCTTCGACCTCGGCCGGGGCAGGGCGCTTTCCGACCTCAGGCGCGGCATGCGCATGGCCGTGGAGGGGCTGCCCACCGCTGAGGCGGTCCACAGGCTCGCCGCGAAGCACGGCCTCAACATCCCCATCTGCGACGCGATGTATCGAATCCTCTACGAGGGGCTGGAGCCGAGGATGGCGGTCGAGGAGCTCTGCAGCATGCCGCTCGCCCTCGAACTCGGCGCACTTTTACACTGA
- a CDS encoding OFA family MFS transporter, whose protein sequence is MQMEKRRWLVVVGAMLVQLCLGAIYAWSAFTKHLTLPPYDFNRTQTQAIFSLGLLSFAVVMALIAGKWQAKVGPRRVALVGGLVLGAGYVMAGLSGASFYGMLIGIGLLGGAGIGLGYVCPIAALVKWFPDKKGLITGLAVAGFGFGALIWIKLTSGFEFGPLNLTPGWAGLFGDGLSVNQIFILYGILFAAIVALGSTMLVNPPDGFRPEGWTPPTDSRAALTGGIDFTVSEMVRTSQFWGLFFIFAVGATAGLMVIGVIKLFGMEALAARGVDDLRAGVITGTAMGLFYALMNGLGRVAWGFISDKIGRRASIAAMSLLQGVTMIAFYYTGGTETGLYIGSAIVGFNFGGNFALFPAATADFFGNRSVGTNYPWIFMSYGLGGLVGPLLGGAMGDARVWMWAFIPAGVACLAAGVVALRLRSPHHKAVMAKGGAALSAQPS, encoded by the coding sequence ATGCAGATGGAAAAGAGGAGATGGCTCGTGGTGGTCGGCGCCATGCTGGTGCAGCTGTGCCTGGGAGCGATCTACGCGTGGTCGGCATTTACCAAGCACCTGACGCTTCCGCCTTACGATTTCAACAGGACCCAGACGCAGGCGATCTTCTCGCTGGGGCTGCTCTCGTTCGCGGTCGTCATGGCCCTGATCGCCGGGAAGTGGCAGGCGAAGGTAGGCCCCCGCAGGGTGGCGCTGGTCGGAGGCCTCGTCCTGGGCGCAGGCTACGTCATGGCCGGGCTTTCGGGGGCAAGCTTCTACGGGATGCTCATTGGGATCGGCCTCCTCGGCGGCGCCGGAATAGGCCTGGGCTATGTCTGCCCGATCGCCGCGCTCGTGAAGTGGTTCCCTGACAAGAAGGGGCTCATCACCGGGCTTGCGGTCGCGGGTTTCGGGTTCGGCGCCCTGATCTGGATCAAGCTCACGAGCGGTTTCGAGTTCGGGCCGCTGAACCTCACGCCCGGATGGGCGGGGCTGTTCGGTGACGGCCTTTCGGTCAATCAGATATTCATCCTCTACGGCATACTCTTTGCGGCGATCGTGGCGCTCGGATCGACGATGCTCGTCAATCCCCCCGATGGGTTCAGGCCCGAAGGCTGGACGCCGCCGACCGATTCAAGGGCCGCGCTGACCGGCGGGATAGACTTCACCGTCTCCGAGATGGTCCGCACCTCGCAGTTCTGGGGTCTGTTCTTCATCTTTGCGGTGGGTGCCACTGCAGGCCTCATGGTGATAGGGGTGATCAAGCTATTCGGAATGGAAGCGCTCGCAGCGAGAGGGGTGGACGATCTCCGCGCCGGTGTGATCACCGGCACGGCGATGGGCCTGTTCTACGCCCTGATGAACGGCCTCGGCCGTGTGGCATGGGGCTTCATCTCAGACAAGATCGGGCGCAGGGCGTCTATCGCGGCCATGAGCCTTTTGCAGGGCGTCACGATGATCGCTTTCTATTACACCGGCGGCACGGAGACGGGGCTCTACATAGGCTCTGCGATCGTCGGCTTCAACTTCGGCGGCAACTTCGCACTCTTCCCTGCGGCGACCGCCGACTTCTTCGGCAACAGGAGCGTGGGCACGAACTACCCTTGGATATTCATGTCCTACGGCCTTGGGGGGCTTGTCGGGCCGCTGCTCGGCGGCGCGATGGGCGACGCCAGGGTCTGGATGTGGGCGTTCATACCTGCTGGGGTAGCGTGCCTGGCCGCCGGCGTGGTCGCGCTGAGGCTGCGCTCGCCCCATCACAAGGCCGTGATGGCAAAGGGCGGCGCGGCTTTGTCGGCACAGCCCTCCTGA
- a CDS encoding P-II family nitrogen regulator has product MKKIEAIIKPFKLDEVREAIQELGVQGMTVTEVKGFGRQKGHTEVYRGAEYVVDFLPKIKIEVIVPEEKAAEVASVIQKRTHTGRIGDGKIFISTIDDAVRIRTGETGESAL; this is encoded by the coding sequence ATGAAAAAGATCGAGGCGATCATAAAGCCGTTCAAGCTCGACGAGGTGAGGGAGGCGATCCAGGAGCTGGGCGTCCAGGGCATGACCGTCACCGAGGTGAAGGGCTTCGGCAGGCAGAAGGGGCACACGGAAGTATATCGGGGCGCGGAGTACGTCGTTGACTTTCTCCCTAAAATCAAGATAGAGGTCATCGTCCCCGAGGAAAAGGCGGCCGAGGTCGCCTCGGTCATCCAGAAGCGGACGCACACGGGACGGATCGGCGACGGAAAGATCTTTATCAGCACAATCGACGACGCAGTGAGGATTCGGACCGGCGAGACCGGCGAATCGGCCCTTTAG
- the glnA gene encoding type I glutamate--ammonia ligase produces the protein MPISRTLKMIEENRAKMVDFKFVDFPGVWQHFSVPVTELDENSFDDGFGFDGSSMRGWQPIHASDMLIIPDPATAVMDPFMNHSTLSMICNIVDPITKEPYTRDPRHIARKAEAYLRSTGIADTSFFGPEAEFFIFDHIAFDQTTNEGFYRIDSEEGRWNSGTDHEKNLGYKPRYKEGYFPVSPTDSQHDLRTEMVLEMEKVGIQVECQHHEVATAGQAEIDMRFAPLVEMGDKLLWFKYIVKNVARRNQKTVTFMPKPLFEDNGSGMHIHVSLWKGGKPLFAGDRYGGLSETAMHFMGGMLKHARALSAICNPTTNSYRRLVPGFEAPINLAYSSRNRSASFRIPMYSSSPKAKRIEYRTPDPSCNGYLAFAAILMAGLDGIQNRVDPGKPLDKNIYKLSPEELKDVGRAPASLEEALDALEQDHAFLLAGDVFTQDAIDTWISYKREHEVNQMRLRPVPMEFSLYYDI, from the coding sequence ATGCCTATATCCAGGACGCTGAAGATGATCGAGGAGAACAGGGCGAAGATGGTGGACTTCAAGTTCGTGGACTTCCCGGGGGTCTGGCAGCACTTCTCGGTGCCGGTCACCGAGCTGGACGAGAACTCGTTCGATGACGGCTTCGGCTTCGACGGCTCCTCGATGAGGGGCTGGCAGCCGATCCACGCCTCGGACATGCTCATCATCCCGGACCCTGCGACCGCTGTCATGGACCCGTTCATGAACCACTCCACCCTGTCGATGATCTGCAACATCGTGGACCCCATAACAAAGGAGCCGTACACCCGCGATCCGAGGCACATAGCCCGGAAGGCAGAGGCGTACCTCCGCTCCACGGGCATCGCGGACACATCGTTCTTCGGGCCCGAGGCCGAGTTCTTCATCTTCGACCACATAGCGTTCGACCAGACCACCAACGAGGGCTTCTACCGCATCGACTCGGAGGAGGGGCGCTGGAACAGCGGGACCGACCACGAGAAAAACCTGGGCTACAAGCCCCGCTACAAGGAGGGCTACTTCCCTGTTTCCCCCACCGACAGCCAGCACGACCTGCGCACCGAGATGGTGCTGGAGATGGAGAAGGTGGGGATCCAGGTCGAATGCCAGCACCACGAGGTGGCCACCGCGGGCCAGGCCGAGATCGATATGCGGTTCGCCCCGCTGGTGGAGATGGGCGACAAGCTGCTGTGGTTCAAGTACATCGTGAAAAACGTGGCCCGCAGGAACCAGAAGACAGTGACATTCATGCCCAAGCCGCTCTTCGAGGACAACGGCAGCGGCATGCACATCCACGTATCCCTCTGGAAGGGGGGCAAGCCGCTGTTCGCCGGCGACCGCTACGGCGGGCTCTCCGAGACCGCAATGCACTTCATGGGCGGGATGCTGAAGCACGCCAGGGCGCTCTCGGCGATCTGCAACCCGACGACCAACTCCTACCGCCGCCTGGTCCCCGGCTTCGAGGCGCCGATCAACCTGGCCTATTCGAGCCGCAACCGCTCCGCCTCGTTCAGGATCCCCATGTACTCCTCCAGCCCCAAGGCCAAGCGGATCGAGTACCGAACCCCCGATCCGTCGTGCAACGGCTACCTCGCGTTCGCCGCCATCCTCATGGCGGGGCTGGACGGGATACAGAACCGCGTGGACCCGGGAAAGCCGCTCGACAAGAACATCTACAAGCTCTCCCCAGAGGAGCTCAAGGACGTGGGCCGCGCGCCGGCCTCGCTCGAGGAGGCGCTGGACGCGCTGGAACAGGACCACGCGTTCCTGCTCGCGGGCGACGTGTTCACGCAGGACGCCATCGACACCTGGATCTCCTACAAGCGCGAGCACGAGGTGAACCAGATGAGGCTTCGGCCCGTGCCCATGGAGTTCAGTCTGTATTACGATATATAA
- a CDS encoding S8 family serine peptidase has product MGERIGVLVIRRAFSAAALLFVVLSASALHANPKIDPYLDSSSADPDFKALSISAPLPKPADDPPVEVFVKASDVGAAADLISSLGGSVRVTSGSVITASIQASGLEDLAGSEDVVFIEAAKPVGLSSDLAGAEIGLPEVSAGMGLPAGYTGEGIVIGIVDTGVDYSHPDFLDSEGRSRVLAIWDQGRSGGPPPAEIANSYGSECEHEKISSGTCALTDADGHGTHVAGIAAGRHGQYRGVAPDANIVVVKYDAKLDLESGYADTLFSTKICEAAYYVFAKAAKYGVPAVVNMSLGTHLGAHDGTSLFEQCLAGLAQGQAGRALVAAAGNEHNSDRSYTGIHAGFDPAGRELASNFVIRQKTGDRLYYIDLWGAKGSDIAVGLAIHNGTPSRDPAQRSYMARPGDKISGSFYSGKIKYLINATEKSSPLNGKPHVGIRIQLSTEVENPLAYSFDLVVKGTGGFDAWLFPDKPARTMEFTAIEGNKGGAYDYVPGDRIKSIAIPATSPEVIAVAAYATRTRWEADSLTWVFNGQELGDILNFSSSGPTADPAFTGQKPELAAPGGMVASALSASAGVSSQVITADGKHYMQAGTSMAAPFVSGAVALMFQHNPNFTQTDVEAFLTQGAYADSFTGGVPNDRWGAGKLDLLKSMELAVNGTASGSFAAQGSVSIPSGDGGSGGCEMIASASGAGSPAALVIAAALALCAMAWRKRTETSIR; this is encoded by the coding sequence GTGGGGGAGAGAATCGGGGTCCTGGTGATAAGGCGTGCTTTTTCAGCCGCAGCGCTTCTGTTCGTGGTCCTCTCGGCATCGGCGCTCCACGCAAACCCCAAGATAGACCCCTATCTGGACAGCTCGTCCGCCGATCCCGATTTCAAGGCGCTTTCCATAAGCGCCCCCCTTCCGAAGCCCGCCGATGATCCGCCGGTGGAGGTCTTTGTAAAGGCCTCCGATGTCGGCGCGGCGGCGGATCTGATATCTTCGCTCGGCGGCAGCGTCCGCGTGACCTCCGGTTCCGTGATCACCGCTTCCATTCAGGCGTCGGGCCTTGAGGACCTCGCAGGATCGGAAGACGTGGTCTTCATCGAGGCGGCCAAGCCGGTCGGTTTATCGAGCGACCTCGCGGGCGCCGAGATAGGCCTGCCGGAGGTGAGCGCCGGCATGGGGCTGCCGGCCGGATACACCGGCGAAGGGATCGTCATCGGCATCGTGGACACGGGCGTCGATTATTCTCACCCGGATTTTCTGGATTCCGAGGGGCGCAGCCGCGTGCTCGCCATATGGGACCAGGGCCGCAGCGGCGGCCCCCCGCCGGCGGAGATAGCGAACAGCTACGGCAGCGAGTGCGAGCATGAGAAGATTTCCAGCGGCACCTGCGCCCTCACCGACGCGGACGGCCACGGCACGCACGTGGCGGGGATCGCGGCGGGCAGGCACGGCCAGTATCGGGGCGTGGCCCCCGACGCCAACATCGTCGTGGTGAAGTACGACGCGAAGCTCGACCTCGAGTCGGGCTACGCCGACACCCTGTTCTCCACCAAGATCTGCGAGGCGGCATACTACGTCTTCGCCAAGGCGGCGAAGTACGGCGTTCCGGCGGTCGTCAACATGAGCCTCGGCACGCACCTGGGCGCGCACGACGGGACGTCGCTCTTCGAGCAGTGCCTCGCAGGCCTTGCACAGGGCCAGGCTGGCCGCGCCCTCGTGGCGGCCGCCGGCAACGAGCACAACTCGGACCGCAGCTACACCGGGATACACGCCGGGTTCGACCCTGCCGGCAGGGAACTCGCGTCGAATTTCGTGATAAGGCAGAAGACCGGCGACCGCCTCTACTACATCGACCTGTGGGGTGCCAAGGGCTCCGACATTGCGGTGGGGCTCGCGATACACAACGGCACCCCTTCCAGAGACCCGGCGCAGCGCTCCTATATGGCGAGACCGGGCGACAAGATCTCCGGCTCGTTCTACAGCGGGAAGATAAAGTATCTCATCAACGCGACGGAGAAGAGCTCGCCGCTAAACGGCAAGCCGCACGTGGGGATAAGGATTCAGCTGTCCACTGAGGTGGAGAACCCGCTGGCATACTCGTTCGACCTGGTGGTCAAGGGAACAGGCGGATTCGACGCCTGGCTCTTCCCCGACAAGCCGGCGCGGACGATGGAGTTCACCGCGATCGAGGGGAACAAGGGCGGCGCCTACGACTACGTCCCCGGCGACCGCATCAAGAGCATCGCGATACCTGCCACATCCCCTGAGGTCATAGCGGTCGCGGCGTACGCCACCCGGACGCGCTGGGAGGCGGACTCCCTGACATGGGTATTCAACGGCCAGGAGCTCGGCGACATACTCAACTTCTCTAGCTCGGGCCCCACCGCGGACCCGGCGTTCACGGGGCAGAAGCCCGAGCTGGCCGCCCCGGGCGGCATGGTGGCGTCCGCGCTCTCCGCGAGCGCCGGCGTCTCGAGCCAGGTCATCACCGCGGACGGGAAACATTATATGCAGGCCGGGACCTCCATGGCCGCGCCGTTCGTGAGCGGCGCCGTCGCGCTCATGTTCCAGCACAACCCGAACTTCACGCAAACGGACGTGGAGGCGTTCCTCACGCAGGGAGCGTACGCCGACTCATTCACCGGGGGCGTGCCCAACGACAGGTGGGGGGCCGGCAAGCTCGACCTGCTCAAGTCCATGGAGCTTGCGGTCAACGGGACCGCCTCGGGCAGCTTCGCGGCGCAGGGATCGGTCTCCATCCCCTCCGGAGACGGGGGAAGCGGCGGATGCGAGATGATCGCCTCGGCCTCGGGCGCGGGAAGCCCTGCGGCATTGGTTATCGCAGCGGCGCTTGCGCTGTGCGCCATGGCTTGGAGGAAAAGGACCGAGACATCGATTCGGTGA
- a CDS encoding PilZ domain-containing protein, translating to MEERRRHQRLGIELPVILRHRGRIIPATALNISCGGMYIRADQQCISNNRPIEVIFDLSDKDRDVAMRGNITRVEESGTETGIGIRFTNLFSLSHKAIERFLKTRSN from the coding sequence ATGGAAGAGAGACGCCGCCATCAGAGATTGGGGATCGAGCTCCCGGTGATACTCAGGCACAGGGGCCGGATCATCCCTGCCACGGCCCTCAACATAAGCTGCGGCGGCATGTACATCAGGGCGGATCAGCAGTGCATCTCCAACAACAGGCCGATCGAGGTGATCTTCGACCTCTCAGACAAGGACCGCGACGTCGCCATGCGCGGCAACATAACCCGCGTGGAGGAGAGCGGAACCGAGACCGGCATCGGGATCCGGTTCACGAACCTCTTCTCCCTCTCGCACAAGGCGATCGAGCGATTCCTCAAGACCCGTTCCAATTGA
- a CDS encoding carbon starvation protein A, with amino-acid sequence MNTAIILGASVALFALAYRYHSPWISRRLGVQPHRPTPAHTMRDDVDYCPAKAPVLFGHHFASIAGAAPIVGPIVAATYGWLPVLLWIVLGGIFLGSVHDFAALVASVHHRGLSIGEIIGRYVGRFGSRIFLFFLWATLVLLMAVFLVVVSKTFESAPSASTASTLFIGLACAFGLAIYRFRLPLGVATVAGVAVLAACMAAGWAWPLALAERTWISLLIAYIVLAAVLPVWLLLQPRDFLNSFLLYALIAAGAVGVLAAGGVASYPAYVAWFDPKLGALFPILFVTVACGAISGFHSIVASGTTAKQLDRESEARPVGYGAMLLESLLALIALIVVMRMGRADYLDRISAAGPVAIFSDGIGAMLGALGVPQARGAEFAALAVSAFVLTTLDTATRLGRFALQELFAPRKGAAHNIVSGNRYVATILTVAAAGALAYSGKWKMIWPIFGAANQLLAAIALLAVSIWLKRAGGKSAFLRIPMFAMFAITLSALGVIIHKDLSAGNFALASISAALLALAVTLVWESIRSVRRANTNQ; translated from the coding sequence ATGAACACCGCGATCATACTCGGCGCGAGCGTCGCCCTCTTCGCGCTCGCCTATAGATACCACAGCCCGTGGATCTCGCGCCGACTTGGAGTGCAGCCGCACCGGCCGACCCCCGCGCACACCATGCGCGACGACGTGGATTACTGCCCGGCGAAGGCGCCGGTCCTCTTCGGCCACCACTTCGCATCCATCGCCGGCGCCGCTCCCATAGTCGGCCCAATAGTGGCGGCAACCTACGGCTGGCTGCCGGTGCTCCTCTGGATAGTCCTCGGCGGTATATTCCTGGGATCGGTCCACGACTTCGCGGCGCTCGTGGCGAGCGTGCACCACAGGGGGCTCTCCATAGGCGAGATCATCGGTCGCTACGTGGGCCGCTTCGGCAGCAGGATCTTCCTCTTCTTCCTGTGGGCGACGCTCGTGCTGCTCATGGCGGTCTTCCTCGTCGTGGTCTCCAAGACCTTCGAGTCTGCCCCGTCCGCCTCCACGGCGTCGACTCTCTTCATCGGACTCGCCTGCGCCTTCGGGCTGGCGATCTACAGGTTCCGCCTGCCGCTCGGCGTCGCCACGGTCGCCGGAGTCGCGGTGCTCGCCGCGTGCATGGCCGCCGGCTGGGCCTGGCCGCTCGCGCTCGCGGAGCGCACGTGGATATCGCTGCTCATCGCCTACATTGTGCTGGCCGCAGTGCTGCCCGTGTGGCTCCTTTTGCAGCCCCGCGACTTCCTCAACTCGTTCCTCCTGTACGCGCTGATCGCCGCCGGAGCGGTCGGGGTCCTTGCGGCAGGGGGCGTGGCGAGCTATCCGGCGTACGTCGCGTGGTTCGACCCGAAGCTCGGCGCCCTCTTCCCCATACTCTTCGTCACCGTCGCCTGCGGCGCGATATCGGGCTTCCACTCGATAGTGGCGTCGGGCACCACCGCAAAGCAGCTCGACCGCGAATCGGAGGCGAGGCCCGTAGGATACGGCGCCATGCTCCTGGAGTCGCTGCTCGCCTTGATCGCGCTGATCGTGGTGATGCGCATGGGACGGGCGGACTATCTCGATCGGATCTCCGCCGCGGGCCCGGTCGCGATCTTCTCCGACGGCATCGGCGCGATGCTTGGGGCGCTGGGCGTGCCGCAGGCGCGCGGCGCGGAGTTCGCAGCGCTGGCGGTCTCCGCGTTCGTGCTCACCACGCTAGACACCGCCACGAGGCTCGGCCGCTTCGCCCTGCAGGAGCTCTTCGCCCCGCGCAAGGGCGCTGCGCACAACATCGTCTCGGGCAACCGCTACGTGGCCACCATCCTCACCGTGGCCGCAGCGGGCGCCCTGGCTTATTCGGGCAAGTGGAAGATGATTTGGCCCATCTTCGGGGCGGCGAACCAGCTGCTCGCCGCCATCGCCCTCCTCGCCGTCTCCATCTGGCTCAAGAGGGCGGGCGGAAAGAGCGCGTTCCTCAGGATCCCCATGTTCGCGATGTTCGCCATCACCCTCTCGGCGCTCGGTGTGATCATCCACAAGGACCTCTCTGCCGGCAACTTCGCGCTGGCCTCAATCAGCGCAGCGCTGCTCGCGCTCGCTGTCACGCTGGTGTGGGAATCGATCCGCTCCGTCCGACGCGCAAATACAAACCAATAA
- a CDS encoding 1-acyl-sn-glycerol-3-phosphate acyltransferase yields MDWQGAAEALWRVRWWFVPVFAALYLVPLFRVAGMAFEGGGSALMRVNRLFGLWEHAVFIPRDTLATAYLAGGFLWHLFLALELASPEHAAVAAAALALMSAGWAQRHFRRQGHMALAEFASRNPTVHPQEFFDHLFCVSGAIRHRLPQSPARVIDPAHLDFRNHGKGARLRWPTLACGAWSTAWLAKLLVSCGDMKNQRWLARFADAMALVWASRLAQLMRAEVSVEGADRLAAHAGPQMLLYTHASFVDFALAPLVPASMAAQPGGPRKGCVPSFLIAKDHFRDNPLYYRLLGIGRAAEALGMIFVERRGRSSPARARGVVWQATGKMVDEGAMLGIYPQGTRATPCTGVEGERLDSAYYTVGEPERIKRDGAHLKRGAAFIAVEAAMGLAAAGEREGVRIVPVAIKGSGIACPRGSARIMSDVRMRLVIGEPIRILASDVAGLKSPDEGGPHNKGEERYFEFADHLHRRIDVSLKEAYGVHAVLERRFFEDVRGLLDHNEIEEVALAVKPWRGDDFLFHAVLDAIYCAPPSKWRRFLGELVHLMLNFATREEMLAFKGRVVDGMSM; encoded by the coding sequence ATGGACTGGCAGGGTGCGGCAGAGGCGTTGTGGCGCGTGCGATGGTGGTTCGTGCCGGTGTTTGCGGCGCTCTATCTCGTGCCGCTTTTTCGTGTGGCGGGAATGGCCTTCGAGGGCGGCGGCAGCGCCCTCATGCGCGTCAACCGCCTCTTCGGCCTGTGGGAGCACGCGGTCTTCATCCCGAGGGACACGTTGGCGACCGCGTATCTCGCGGGCGGGTTCCTCTGGCACCTGTTCCTGGCGCTGGAGCTGGCGAGCCCGGAGCACGCCGCTGTCGCGGCCGCGGCCCTGGCGCTCATGTCGGCGGGCTGGGCCCAGCGCCACTTCCGCAGGCAGGGGCACATGGCCCTGGCCGAGTTCGCGAGCCGAAACCCGACGGTCCACCCGCAGGAGTTCTTCGACCACCTCTTTTGCGTGTCGGGCGCGATCAGGCACAGGCTGCCCCAATCCCCGGCCAGGGTGATAGACCCCGCGCACCTCGATTTCCGAAACCACGGAAAGGGAGCGAGGCTCCGGTGGCCGACGCTCGCGTGCGGCGCGTGGAGCACCGCGTGGCTGGCGAAACTCCTCGTGTCGTGCGGCGACATGAAGAACCAAAGGTGGCTCGCCAGGTTCGCGGACGCGATGGCGCTCGTCTGGGCCTCGAGGCTCGCACAGCTCATGCGCGCCGAGGTCTCGGTCGAGGGCGCGGACAGGCTCGCCGCGCACGCCGGGCCGCAGATGCTTCTCTACACACACGCGAGCTTCGTGGATTTCGCGCTGGCCCCGCTGGTGCCGGCGTCCATGGCCGCTCAGCCCGGCGGCCCAAGAAAGGGCTGTGTCCCGTCGTTTCTCATTGCGAAGGACCACTTCCGCGACAACCCCCTCTACTACCGGCTACTTGGCATCGGCAGGGCCGCGGAGGCGCTCGGCATGATCTTCGTTGAGCGGAGAGGGCGTTCATCGCCCGCAAGGGCCAGGGGCGTGGTGTGGCAGGCGACCGGGAAGATGGTGGACGAGGGGGCGATGCTCGGCATCTATCCCCAGGGCACGCGCGCAACGCCTTGCACGGGGGTCGAGGGCGAGAGGCTCGACTCCGCGTATTACACCGTGGGCGAGCCGGAGAGGATAAAGCGCGACGGGGCGCACCTGAAAAGGGGCGCGGCATTCATCGCGGTCGAGGCGGCGATGGGGCTTGCTGCCGCAGGGGAGCGGGAGGGGGTCCGCATCGTCCCGGTCGCCATAAAGGGGAGCGGGATCGCCTGCCCGAGGGGGAGCGCCAGGATCATGTCTGACGTCCGCATGAGGCTCGTCATCGGCGAGCCGATCCGCATCCTGGCCAGTGATGTCGCGGGGCTCAAGTCGCCCGATGAGGGCGGCCCGCATAACAAGGGCGAGGAGCGCTACTTCGAGTTCGCGGACCATCTGCACCGGAGGATAGACGTCTCGCTAAAGGAGGCGTACGGGGTGCACGCGGTTCTGGAGAGGCGGTTCTTCGAGGACGTAAGGGGCCTGCTGGACCACAACGAGATCGAGGAGGTGGCGCTCGCGGTCAAGCCGTGGCGCGGTGACGACTTCCTCTTCCACGCGGTGCTCGACGCGATCTACTGTGCGCCCCCTTCCAAGTGGCGCAGGTTTCTTGGGGAGCTGGTGCACCTCATGCTCAACTTCGCCACGCGCGAGGAGATGCTCGCATTCAAGGGGCGCGTGGTGGACGGGATGTCGATGTGA